A window of the Gossypium hirsutum isolate 1008001.06 chromosome A03, Gossypium_hirsutum_v2.1, whole genome shotgun sequence genome harbors these coding sequences:
- the LOC107886460 gene encoding uncharacterized protein isoform X1, with product MERNLEESLVLQEESKFFASFYWLFYSQDMAESEFDPSILLSMPNSPSQNGRPSSMVIKKAQSVIPAHLVAEAISTLQGLDLRWSGPITPTEMQYVEQYVFAKYPQYCNGLVEDGLKMIDVDSLSNNDESFETVADNKQKSPRIVGNRESFSSSATSGMVDIDNTQLEPSRLLDILTRKTSFLGNFVSIPEIQAQNRALKHCGLSEDEYLVLFMPNYKDAMMLIGESYPFFKGNYYLTIIAEESDYIREFASQRESKVISAPETWLDLRIKGSQLSQNFRRKCKHSPKGLFAYPADVSGTTRLSMHWISEAHRNSWHVLLDATPLVFSEGQRLPLALHQPDFVLCTVDNTHAHPSKITCLLVRKRSFDTTSSSP from the exons ATGGAAAGGAACTTAGAAGAAAGCCTTGTTCTGCAAGAAGAATCTAAGTTTTTTGCCTCTTTTTATTGGCTTTTTTACTCTCAG gATATGGCAGAAAGTGAATTTGATCCATCAATCTTGCTTTCAATGCCCAATTCACCAAGCCAAAATGGCAGACCAAGCAGCATGGTTATCAAG AAAGCACAAAGTGTAATCCCTGCTCATTTGGTAGCTGAAGCAATCTCAACACTACAAGGCCTTGACTTGAGATGGTCTGGTCCCATAACACCCACTGAAATGCAATATGTAGAGCAATATGTCTTTGCAAAATATCCTCAATATTGCAATGGACTTGTGGAAGATGGACTAAAGATGATTGATGTCGACAGTCTATCCAACAATGACGAGTCCTTTGAGACCGTTGCCGACAATAAGCAGAAATCACCGAGGATTGTAGGCAACAGGGAGTCCTTTTCATCTTCAGCAACTTCTGGTATGGTAGATATTGACAACACTCAATTGGAGCCTTCAAGGCTTCTTGATATCCTCACTAGGAAAACTTCTTTCCTAGGGAACTTCGTTTCAATACCTGAAATTCAAGCTCAAAACAGGGCTTTGAAACATTGTGGGCTAAGTGAAGATGAGTATTTAGTGCTTTTCATGCCAAATTACAAGGATGCTATGATGTTGATTGGTGAAAGCTACCCCTTCTTTAAAGGGAACTATTATTTGACAATCATTGCTGAAGAATCAGACTACATAAGGGAATTCGCTAGCCAGAGAGAATCAAAGGTTATTTCAGCACCAGAAACATGGTTAGATTTGAGGATTAAAGGATCACAACTCAGCCAAAACTTCAGAAGAAAATGTAAACATAGTCCCAAAGGGCTTTTTGCCTATCCAGCTGATGTAAGTGGGACGACTAGGCTTTCAATGCATTGGATCTCGGAGGCACATAGAAACTCATGGCACGTTCTCCTTGATGCGACCCCGTTGGTTTTCAGCGAGGGCCAGCGGCTGCCACTCGCACTCCACCAACCGGACTTTGTGTTATGTACAGTTGATAACACCCACGCTCACCCTTCCAAGATTACCTGCCTGCTTGTTAGGAAAAGATCATTTGATACCACCTCTTCTTCTCCCTAG
- the LOC107886460 gene encoding uncharacterized protein isoform X2 — MPNSPSQNGRPSSMVIKKAQSVIPAHLVAEAISTLQGLDLRWSGPITPTEMQYVEQYVFAKYPQYCNGLVEDGLKMIDVDSLSNNDESFETVADNKQKSPRIVGNRESFSSSATSGMVDIDNTQLEPSRLLDILTRKTSFLGNFVSIPEIQAQNRALKHCGLSEDEYLVLFMPNYKDAMMLIGESYPFFKGNYYLTIIAEESDYIREFASQRESKVISAPETWLDLRIKGSQLSQNFRRKCKHSPKGLFAYPADVSGTTRLSMHWISEAHRNSWHVLLDATPLVFSEGQRLPLALHQPDFVLCTVDNTHAHPSKITCLLVRKRSFDTTSSSP, encoded by the exons ATGCCCAATTCACCAAGCCAAAATGGCAGACCAAGCAGCATGGTTATCAAG AAAGCACAAAGTGTAATCCCTGCTCATTTGGTAGCTGAAGCAATCTCAACACTACAAGGCCTTGACTTGAGATGGTCTGGTCCCATAACACCCACTGAAATGCAATATGTAGAGCAATATGTCTTTGCAAAATATCCTCAATATTGCAATGGACTTGTGGAAGATGGACTAAAGATGATTGATGTCGACAGTCTATCCAACAATGACGAGTCCTTTGAGACCGTTGCCGACAATAAGCAGAAATCACCGAGGATTGTAGGCAACAGGGAGTCCTTTTCATCTTCAGCAACTTCTGGTATGGTAGATATTGACAACACTCAATTGGAGCCTTCAAGGCTTCTTGATATCCTCACTAGGAAAACTTCTTTCCTAGGGAACTTCGTTTCAATACCTGAAATTCAAGCTCAAAACAGGGCTTTGAAACATTGTGGGCTAAGTGAAGATGAGTATTTAGTGCTTTTCATGCCAAATTACAAGGATGCTATGATGTTGATTGGTGAAAGCTACCCCTTCTTTAAAGGGAACTATTATTTGACAATCATTGCTGAAGAATCAGACTACATAAGGGAATTCGCTAGCCAGAGAGAATCAAAGGTTATTTCAGCACCAGAAACATGGTTAGATTTGAGGATTAAAGGATCACAACTCAGCCAAAACTTCAGAAGAAAATGTAAACATAGTCCCAAAGGGCTTTTTGCCTATCCAGCTGATGTAAGTGGGACGACTAGGCTTTCAATGCATTGGATCTCGGAGGCACATAGAAACTCATGGCACGTTCTCCTTGATGCGACCCCGTTGGTTTTCAGCGAGGGCCAGCGGCTGCCACTCGCACTCCACCAACCGGACTTTGTGTTATGTACAGTTGATAACACCCACGCTCACCCTTCCAAGATTACCTGCCTGCTTGTTAGGAAAAGATCATTTGATACCACCTCTTCTTCTCCCTAG